In Mastomys coucha isolate ucsf_1 unplaced genomic scaffold, UCSF_Mcou_1 pScaffold20, whole genome shotgun sequence, one DNA window encodes the following:
- the Krcc1 gene encoding lysine-rich coiled-coil protein 1, producing the protein MEEYQTNDSFQLELEDFIRKQKARGLHPNVCFRKMAEDSVHQERDGVRPGAPMPGLPFWFRNYSRPSPSYKRLTGQNQAPYCRQRLESLKHCLKNRPVSQDRKERTWRQEEGGATTQEPEMPKGKLYGVRGSGTEDSLSRRKVSAEPQDTQKSRHRKENHHNGRDSTKGRRRSHQKKKEPEERDLWDEAILGSRY; encoded by the coding sequence ATGGAAGAGTATCAGACCAATGACTCTTTTCAGCTTGAACTTGAAGATTTCATTAGAAAGCAGAAAGCCAGAGGATTACATCCAAATGTCTGCTTCAGAAAGATGGCAGAGGACTCTGTTCACCAAGAGAGAGATGGCGTCAGGCCCGGAGCTCCAATGCCCGGGTTACCATTCTGGTTCAGAAACTACTCCAGACCCTCTCCTTCCTATAAAAGGCTGACAGGGCAAAACCAGGCACCTTACTGCAGACAAAGACTGGAATCTCTAAAACATTGTCTTAAAAACCGGCCAGTCAGTCAAGACCGAAAGGAAAGGACATGGcgtcaggaggaaggaggagctaccactcaggagccagagatgCCCAAGGGGAAACTCTATGGAGTAAGGGGTTCAGGCACTGAAGATAGCCTCAGCAGAAGGAAGGTCTCAGCAGAGCCACAGGATACACAGAAGTCTAGGCACAGAAAGGAGAACCACCATAATGGGAGAGACTCCACCAAAGGCAGACGCCGGTCCCACCAAAAAAAGAAGGAGCCGGAGGAGAGGGATTTGTGGGATGAAGCTATCTTGGGCAGTCGCTACTGA